The sequence below is a genomic window from Colletotrichum destructivum chromosome 4, complete sequence.
ATAGACGGTaaaggagcagcagcagcaacagcaacagctgcACCTCACCGTGTCATCATCCtttgcttcttcctcccAAAAGGgtaaaaaagaaaagggcaAAATCGACAAGGAAAAAAGGTCGGTCGGTTCGATcctacctaggcaggtaggtaggtcgGTAGCTCACGGCCCCGCCCTtcaaccacacacacacccccgGTCTTTTTTTCCTTACCCACACCCCTGTACAGTCTCCACTTCATAGCCCACTCCGCTCACTCAGTTAGCTCAGCGTCTTTTCACACGCCCTCGCGCCCCGTCATTGccacactcactcactcactcttcTTGAGTCCGTCCCTCTGGcgctgctctgctctgctgctctgctgctgggaaGTTCTTACACCCACCCACGTCCGCCATCCATTCAACCCTACACCTATCCACGCAGTCAGTGCCTACGAACCTTGTCCTGCTTGCCGACCGACCTTGCAACCCGCTCATCCATACATTTTACTCGcccaccctccctccttgTGTGAACCCCAACTGGGaaccctttcttcctcttgttccCCCTCCGTCTCTTCGTCCACGGCAcaggaagcagaagcaaCATTACCAGCCATCAGCCAACACCCGTCGACCTCTCTGTACTGCTGTCCGACACGCAGCAACCCACGACGTCTCATATATCGCCGACCGCCTCACCCTTCGCGCCAACACGCCGCGCCCACTACATTGCGAACTGCTGTAAACCACCCAGACCCTTCAACGCCGCTGTTGTCCCATCACGTGTACACCCTGCAGCCAACCCCGGAGTACTCAACTCGTCTGTCGCATTGGGCCCATCGTCGTCTGCTTTTGATTGGAAGAGGAGACATCTGCATCGAGGGAACAACAAACGCACGCATATACAACCTCCTActggccccctccccccagcACGAGCCCAACCACCGCGATCCAGGCCGAGGTATCTGTACCCTGCACCGAAATCGTACACGTGGAACGACTTGCTGCCCTTGACAAACGGTCTGCTCCAACACTTGACCAGTCTTTATTGGAGAAAAGAAGGGTTTTCCTACCAAGATTGGGAAGAGTCATCAGTCCcggccaccatcatcaccgcctcGGACGGCCAGCTTCGAAACACCACAGCAccgccccgtcgtcgcctgggtggaaacaagaacaagacaGACGCAACACAGGAGGAAGAAGCACAACGAGAATGTCGAGTTGAAAGACCCGGCTGACAGAACCATCTGAGTGGCGTCGATAACCGACCAAGTACACACCTCAACAGTACTTACACCAGGCCGCAACGACTTCGCGCGCTTCCCACCCCCACGACAAGAACGGCAACCTTGCACAACTTGAACCCGAACCCTCAACGAATGTGTGCATGGCAATGACAGCAGATCAACAAAGCCTGACACTACATCTCGGCTTGACTTCGCTGTCACCGCATCGCCCCTTTTTGTTTTAAGTCTTGCTCCTCCGCTTACCCCACCACGCTCGCCAAAGTGCCGCAGCACGACTCCGACCCCAATATCGTCATAACTGCCCTGTCTCGCCCAACtgacctcgccctctcccACCCACTACTTGCACAGCACGACTTGCAAACTCATTGACCACGCCGGTCGACGCAGACATCATGTCACCCAAGCTGAAGCCATTGTTGTTGCCCCAGCTCGTGGAAGAGCGCCGCAAGTTTGAGGAACAGCAACCCGAATTCCCAGAAGGCGACATGGACCGCCAGTACATCTACTATACGGCAAACTCGTCCTCTTCCGACGTTGTATCACCCGTCACCCCAACTTTCTCGACTCGAGGGCATCTGCGCTActccagctcgacctcgtcccTCGATCTTCCCCCCACGTTGTTCAACGACTGCCCCTCGTCACCAACCTCAACTACCCATACCAAGTCTTCCAAACGCCTACTTCCCGACGTGGAAGAGGAGCCTTTGGAGCGCGAAGAGATGGAAGACAGCACTATTCTCGCTGAGCAATTCGATCTCTACAACTGTTTGTGTAAGTCGGGCACTCTGACCCTGTTGCGATTGAGCCCCTGCTAAGATCTGACTGCGTAGGCGATGAACCCTGCATTCATCACAACGAAAGCTCCGAAACTCTCCACAGCGTTTACCCTACCGACTTCGATATCGACTACGACTTGGGCTTTGCGAGCGACAGCGACTTCACTGCGACCCTCGAGCGGAAGCGTAGTGGCACCGAATCGCCCTTTTCTGGCCTGGCCACACGCCTTGGAACGCGTTTTCCCAATCTGTCACGGTGGAAATCCACGAAGCGGTCACAGTTGACTGCGTCGCCGACCACAGGATTGACCTATGAACACGCCCTTTCAGTTTCTCGCGCAGCATCAAGCCGTTCATCCTCATTATCCGGCCCGTCACGCCACTTGGACAGCATCAACGAGCCACCGATCCCCACCCCTGCTACGTCCTTCTGGGAAAGCAGCGAGAGCGTGGAGACCCCGGCCCCCATTGACATCGAAAAGGCCAACAACGAGAGGGGCAGCATCGAGCGCGACCGCGCTCTCGCAACAACGCCTCtgctccctcctctccttaCCACTCCGCCAACCGAAGCCCCCCAACCTAGTCCGCTCCAGTCTCCCACTGTAGCTCCATCAACATTCTCCATGGAAATCCCCTCGCCGCAGCCGCTTTCTCACCTTCCTACGCCTGCACTCAGCACGAGGCCATCCGTCTCTTCCTTCCGGCATGCACAGTCTTCACAAGAACTACCCATCGGATTCCCCTCCATCGTGCAAGATCACGACGAGTGGTCtgaccgcctcggccatgccAACTTTACCATCACGCCACAACCTTACCAGCCGGTGGAAGCCGATATGGAGACCCTTCGCCACCTGCGTGCAGACTGGGAAACTGCTCGTGTAAATTACACGAAGCACCTAGTTCGCACCGGCGAGAACTACGGCGAGACGTCCAAGATCTACGCGCTGACGGAAGCGAAATGGGCTgagacggagaagagctGGCGCAACTTCCATGAGCAGACGATGGAATACATCCTTGCCACCAGCAAGACAACCACATCGCATTCGGGCGTCTCTCGCAGCCGTAGCCGCGGGCGTGTTCGCGCCAGCAGCGGAGGCGctgccctcctccgccgacCTGGCAATGACGACGTCTTTGCTAGCATGCAGTGGCGGCGTCTCGAGGATGGGTTGCCCACCGCGATTCCCCGTCTCAttgacgccgagggcaagtTTCCCGAGCGCGGGGATGAAGACATTGTTGGACCCATGGAACGTGACACCAAGATGATCCGCACCCGGAGTGAGGAGCGCAAAGGCGGTCGGTTCTGGCGTAACCTGGCCGAAAAGGTTGGCATTCGGAGGTGAAGCAAAACCCCCCTCAGCCGAACCGAAAGACCCTTTACACATCATCTCGCGATCTCGAATCTTTTGAGAGGCGGGGCCTAGGAATCCGCGATTCCGCCATTACGATTAACGTCAGCAAAACTAAACCGATGATCGAACTTTGCTCAACATGGGCGACTACCATCCCTTCTTCTGAACTTATTCTTTTTCAAGATACCCGACTATCGTCGCTCCTTCATCACCACACGCCTTGACTAGGCCACGTCTCTTACGACACGTTACGATCTACGCTTTTGCTTTCGCCGTCCGCTTGAACTAGAAGGCCCCAAAACCTGGGGCATTCGCCAATCTTATTATTGTCTTATTTCTACTACCTATTACCCTCACTGTCTAGAGCAGCACAGTGCGCCTCACTGGCATCTGAGGCCTGTAGATACTTTGCATTTCTACCAGAGGAACATATGGAGCCACCGAAAGGAGGTGTTTTCAACAACAAAAAAGCAGGGACAAAATCAACATTAGACTCGGGAAAAGCCATACCGGAGTTACAGACCCAGGCCCACGGGATATTGTGGCAGTCTGTTTTGTGTATTTACTTGGGTGTATTACGGAAGTGAGGCTCGGCCCTGCGATGGGACCGAGCCCAGCCATCTTGTACAGAGCTGTTTCTTGTACGAAGAGTCTCCAGCTTGGGGAGAAGTCTTTTGCGACCCGTCTTGTCCCAGCCTCGGGCCTAGAGTCCATGAGTGGCAGTGCAGTATGGCATCGTATGATGGCTTGAATAAAAAACCACTTGATAATTATTTCTGTTTTGTTTCGTACGTGATTCCCATGCTCGTATTCCATCTTATTCTCCATATCCTCTTTCGTGTCAGTTTGTATGGAGGCGAGCCCTGCCTACCCACCTCGATAAGTAAGCGGTCAGCTCGTCGGAGGCCGTCAGCTACTCTCATGTTTGAGGGGACCACAACATGGCCGCCTCTCGTCCCAGAAAGGactcccccttcccctcgtcAAGATCGTGACGGATGCAACAAGCTGTCGGATCACACCAGAAGGGGCTCCCTGGGCTCGCTTGCGGCTTCTCGCACCCGCAGTCCGCCTCCCGTTACTGGTGACCCGCGAAGTAAGCACCGTCCATGCGTAGAGACGTGATGGGTTCGGCCCTCCGGGGCGTTCAAGTGGGAGTGCGTGtaaggggagagggggagaggactGTCTGGGGAGCTTTGCTGGCATCCGGCGCCACGCGTTTCAGATGCGGATCGCCGCGACTTTCGCTGGAAATAACATTTGGGGATGGGAAgatggggggaaggggatgaagAGTGGGTTTGTGGTAGGTGAGATGAGAGTATATTGAAAGGAAAGACATGCGGGAGACAACAACggtgtgggggggggggggttcgttTACAGTGCTCACTTGCTCCAAGTTGCCCGTTTCTTTATTTTTGCCGCGACCTATagccggcggcctcgaggctTCAGGGCTGACTTGCGCCGCTTGCGATGGTGGCGGACCTCTCGTATGCACAGTGGCCTCAGCCACCGAGGGCGGCTCTGTAAGACGGGCTCGAAGGGCGATGGCGCAGTCTACAGTGCGGCGGTAGAGACCAAGGGAGTGGGGGAGGGAAGCGAAACCCGCTTGCTTGGGAAGTGTTGGCGTGCGTCTggacgagggaggggggggccggagccggagggaAGCTGCAGGCGGGTCGCcggaagggaggggagtTTGTTACGATGCGGGAAGTGACATTCGGGGACGGTGATGGCCGGTATAGGTGGTGTAGGTGGTGAAGTTGGTGTGGGCGGGGGTTTCTGCAGGTGCTGAGGCTTGGTATTATTGTTTGAGGAGGTGAGATGGTGTGGGACATTGTTTGGATGAAAGGCGTTGGGGAGGACTTATGCACGTCGCCGCGTAGAAGACTCGAGAGGGCTGGCGGGAAGGGATAGGCGTCGTTTCCCCCCTGGAGACAACAGGGCTGTTCTGACGCTTGGCACGGGATTCGTGGTTGTGGGTTGAGtgggtgaggggaggggatcaCGGGGAATCGAGGGACGATGCAGTATGGGAAAGTTTTTTGGCCAGGCGATGGGGAGAGACATGCGGGTGTGATGTGGCAAACGGAGCCGGTGGGCGGGCAGGTGCATTGCCGGCTCCGCGGTCTGCGGGCTGATTTGGGGATGTCGGGGTCGGGCGGTGGCTGGACCTTTTGCGCTGGAACATTACCCGAGTCttgggagatggagggaggaTGGCTATTTATGGCAACTAGACAGACGGGCGGGATATGTCCTTCGCGCGGGTATGTGAGATTGGATCGTGATTGGGGAGATCGTTGGGACCGATGGGCCGATGCCGGGCGTGATGCAAGTTCCCGGCGGCCAGGCTTTTCTTCGGTTGTTCGGGCTGGCCGCAGACGTCGGACACCGGACACCAGACGGACACGGAACTTGCGGGTCCATATTGCCGGGTACTCGGGGCCCTGTGGGTCGGATACCGCGGTCCGGCACCGGATTGTGGTGAGTGGGATTCCGCGATCCCCAACCGCTGGCTTTCTTCCATTCTTTCCATGTACGAATGATGTCCCCCTGGTCAACTGCAACTCCTCGCAAATCGCGCCCCAGCTGGTAAGGAGATGACAAATGAGCTGGGTGAAGGACTGGTGACAATGTCCTCTTGGTCTGATTACGCCATTGAGGTCAAAGCTCAAGCGGGATCCAAAATCCGTCGCGACAATAGCTTGGTGGCTGTCAGAAGAAAGAGTATATATATACCACCATGAGATCAACCTCTGGGCTCTCGAAAACGGTTTACTCTCAGAACACAATCAAACGGGTCATTTTCACATCTCGACCGCTACCTCAATAAGTTttctcgaagaagaaaaaacaacaacaatggCTCCCATCCGCATCGCCCTCATCGGCCtctccgccaacgccaaAACGTCATGGGCTGCCGAAAGCCACCTCCCATACCTCCTCTCCCCGCGCGGCCGCCAACACTACACCATCACCGCGCTTCTCAACTCCagcaccggcgccgcggagGCGGCCCGCGCCCACTACGGACTGCCCGGCGACGTCAAGGTTTACGGCGACCCGGAGGCCCTGGCGCGGGAccccgacgtcgagctcgtcgtctgcAACACCCGCGTCGACACGCacttcgacgtcgccgcgccgtccgcgaGGGCAGGCAAGGCCGTCTACGTCGAGTGGCCTCCCACCCAGGACCTCGAGAGCTCAGAGGAGCTTGCGAGCCTGGCCGCGGCGTCCGGCggggtcagcatcgtcgGACTGCAGGGGCGGGTGGCGCGCGTGGTTCTCAAGGTCAGAGAGATCGTGGACTCCGGCCGCGTCGGGAAGGTCCTGGGGAGCGACGTCGAAGCGTACGGGAACCTGCTGTCCCGGGACGAGCTCCCGGGTGGGCTGGCGTACTTCGCGGAGAGGGTCGTCGGGGGCAACCCGGTCACGATTGCGTTTGCGCACATGATCGACTACGTCCaccacgtcctcggcgagTTCGAGGAAGCGGGCACGGCGTTTGAGAGCCGGCTGCAGATCCAGCGGCCCGAGGTCAAGATTCTCGGTGCCGGGCCGGAGCTGCGGCGCGTCCGGACCGATGTGCCCGACTTGATCGCCCTCCACGGTGCGATCCGGGGCCGCAGCACGGTCGACGGGGCCACGCTCGCGGTCCGCTTCCGGAACGGACCGCCGTTCAAGGGACGGCCGGCGTTCGTATGGCGGATCGtcggggagaagggggaggtTGAGGTCGAGAGCCCCTCGGGGCCATACTTGCACTCGGATTCGTATGACGAGCCGATTGTCATTCGGGTTCACGAACATGGGAGCGACGAGGTGGCAGAAGTGCCATGGGGCTGGGATACATGGCAGGAAGCGTTGCCGGTCCGAGCGAGGAATGTCGGGGAAGTATATGAGAGATTTGCGAGATGGGTTGAGCTTGGGAGGGGCGATGtagaggggggtggggggtggcCTACTCTTCAAGATGCCGTCTTGAGAATGAGAGAGCTGGACACACTCTTTCAACATTTCGACAAGCAATAAAAGTGTCGCGGGGTTTTACTGGCGTCAATTGTAGAAGCGAGACGTCTGTTACATCATCATACACTAGCTCGAAAGAATGGCCCATTGGTCGTAGACGTAgcattctctctctgtaAGTTTGCCAAATACCTAGTCAAATTGGGGCTTATAACCAACTCTCTTATAAACCTGTATCAGTTGTTATCTTTGAAACTGTTGACGTATTGACTTTGGTTGATTGGTTGATGAAGACTTTCTGCAACTTTTCCACTGGGCGCCATGCTCATTGAATCTTCAGGCAGGAAAATTTGGTCTACATCAACAGTCATGTTGACAGTATTTGCTTGCTCGACGAACAAACATTCTGGGACAAAAGAACTTTTAGCTCTATGCCGTCTTCTTTCAGGACTCTTCGCCTGTATCTAATATTGCGTCCGCCGTTTGAAAGGATATCTCGGGCTTGACTCATAGAATTACCTGAACAGTCCCGATCCGAAGTCACCCAGCAAGATTCCCCTCCATAATCATTCTACACGGCAACAACTATTACCATGATATCTGCACAGAATCCGGTTGAAATGGACGATGTTACTGTCGGATTTGAACGAATCGCGGAAGGCAGACATATGAGACAGACTGTCGAAGATCACCCAGCGCTATCTTCGCTTCGTAGCTACGGAGGGAAATGGTCTTTTCCCAGCTATGCGCTCTCGACAGACTATTGAGTAGCTGACTAAATTAACGGTTTAATGAATGACATGCAGGACTCGACACTACTAAAACCCAAAGACTATAGCAGCAGAGCTGGGTTGCTATTTGGAAAGTAAAGCATCTTGGTAAGGACTTATTCGATTAAAGAGGGGGGTTTCACATATATTGCGTTGGCCCAAACGTTACATTTGTCAGCCAGTAAACCCAATTCCCCCCTAATTGGGATAGTTTTGCAGATAGTCGCCCACGTAGGTGATGAAGGATGCCCACCTTGGTGGAAGGTGAAAGTCCCGCGCTTTCAGATCCAACACTCGTAACGTTTTGGGTAGCTCTAGATGGAGCCAGGTTTCTGCGTTCAAAGTGGAAAATGACGAACCACTTCAGCTAGCGATGCTACTTGGGCTTGCCAAGTGCCAAGACATAGATAGTGGGCAGCACAAGTCGGCTGACCAAGTACGGCGGATGACCAAAAGCGCGATGCCATAAGCGTTTGTTGCTCGTTTGGTTGCCAAATTGCTTCCGCGCATGAATGTCGCCATGTTGTCAAAGTCTCGAATATAGAATGGACAGCGCATGTGTCGACGGGGACCCTTAGAAATGCCACTACCGAGCTGCCCATCCTTGAAGGGTCGTCGGAGAATTCGAAGAAACAGGCAAGATGACCGACAACGAACCACTTCGTCCGAATCAGCCGTCGGTTCGTCGCCGTGCCTAGTGGTCTGTCGCTGCAGAATGTCGCTTGCAGGTTGCGTGATGCTCGATTACATCCCTGCAACCATCATCTTGGCACGCGGGAATCCCGTCAAGAAACTGGCAGCAGGAACACCCATTTTAGGTATGTGCCTGTGAGAGGTAGATTTAGACGCTCAACGGGGGCAGTCCTTTCGTTCGGAATAGATGTTGAGTGTTTGACGTTAATGAtatggggaggggggcggcggagatCCCAAGGCTTAATACCGACGTTAAGTTCCACGTTGTGCCTGGCCGATCCGGGGGTCTCGTCCCCTTTTAGCATGAACGAAGGCGGGAGAGCAGCGATGTTGCCGAGTCAGTGACCATAAACAAATCTCTCGACAGCCGAATATCAGGCCGTTGCGAGAACGAGGCTGCCTATTGGACCGAAATGATGTCTGGATCAGGAGTCGCTAGCAGAAGACCTGCGCTGGCAACTCTGTTTCTGATATCGGCCGGCCTTCCGGGAACTCGAACTGATTCACGTCAGTCGACTCTTGCCCCCTTCCGGCTCCACTCGGGCCTCCAGTAGCGGCGAAGAATCATGGGATGACAGTTACCAAAGGCCATTTACTTGGTAAGCGAGGCTCTCTTAATACTGGCTGCTAAGAGTGTGTAGAACTCATGATCACGGTTCAATTGGACACCGAGAATAGCGTCTTCCATGTCTGAATCCACATCCTCGTGGGGTTCAGTCACTTGGACCTGGAATAGAGAATGGCGGTTGGTGTCACACAGGACGAACTTTCTAAGCGATGGCCATAATGGCTCTTGATATGGGATCAACGGGTGTATAAAAGAGATGTGAAGGCCTCCTCACCAAATGGAATCGTGATAGATCACTCGAATCACGACAAGTACCAACAAGCGCAATTtcgttctcttctttctttcctttaCATTATTTTCTTCCACTCTTTTCACCATTCCGATACCAAGATACCCATCATGTTGACCATGcaggctctctctcttcttccacttCTCTTCAGCGTCGGCTGGTCATCCCCGGCGCCATTGCCTTACAAGGCGGGCTACCCCGGCTTCCATGGTCCCGAAGGCACCAAGCCCGGCTTCGCTCCCTCCGGCACCGTCCCATCTCTGTCTCGACAGAGCAGTCCCGCAGGCCCGACAAACAGCGCCGCTACGCCAACGGTTAGCGGCATTCCGAGCAAAGCGAATGAGACCAAGCCAGGCaccgggggcggcggcggcccgaCCCTGCCCGAGGGCTTCGCGAAGATTGTCTTCCAGGACGACTTCTCGACACAACAAGCCGGCGCCCTCCCCGACGCGTCAAAGTGGACGTTCGACATCGGCACGGGCTaccccggcggcgccacgaACTGGGGCACGCAGGAGATCCAGACGTACACAAAGGACACGGccaacatcgccatctccGAGAGCGGCACGCTGACCATTACGCCCATCAAGAACGGCGAGTCCTGGACGTCGTCCCGCATCGAGACCAACGCCGCGCAGGACTTCACCTgccccgagggcggcaagctGCGCATGGAGGCCAGCATCATGATCCCGGCCTCGGACCCGGCGACGCAGTCCGGCATCTGGCCGGCCTTCTGGTCTATGGGCTCCGCGTTCCGCACCAACGTCACCTCGTGGCCCAGCGTCGGCGAGATCGACATGCTCGAGGTCTCCAACGGCGTCGGCACCGTCTTCCAAACGGCCCACTGCggcgtcatcgacggcgggCCCTGCAACGAGAAGACGGGCCTCAGCTCCAGCGCCGAGTTCCCCCGCGGCGAGTTCGTCAAGGTCGCCTGCGAGGTCGAccgctccggcgccggcggcttcgccTCGGAGAAGCTCGTGTGGTATGTCAACGGCACGCCGACCAAGACCCTCACCGGCCAGGAgatcggcgacgaggccgtctgGAAGAACCTGGCCCAGACGCCCAAGATGATCCTGCTCAacgtcgccatcggcggcgagtTCCCTgacgccaaggccggcaccAAGACGCCCAACGCGCAGACGGTGGGCGGGAAGGATTCGAGGATGGAGGTCAAGTACGTTGCTGTCTACAGCTCCTAGACGGCCTATGTCCGGGGGGgattcttttcttcttcttcttttcttcatTGACATTTTGTCACTTCTCCTTCATGTAGATCTGGGGGCCTATGCCTTCCAGCTGGACATTATTTGAACTTGTCAGCGACTTGCGAGTCCTCGCTTGGCTTATAGTTTGCAAGCGTATTTCCGTATTAGCATGATGACATACTTGAAAGACATTCAGACATTTCGGTATATTTTCACAGATTGTATGACGAATGATTTCATGCACCTCTCATAAAGAATGACTTCGGCTGGTGGAGTGATCATAGCTTACGAGCAGAGTTCGGGAAACAAGCGCGTGAGAACAGCTCATCAGAAAAGCAATTTACACATGTCACTCGCAAAAAACGGAAGCAGAAAAATGATTGAACAAGGAAAAAGTCTTGTTGTATTGTCTGGTGCCACTCAAAAGGGCGTAAATCGCAGAATTACGCGGTATACTATGTACATGAACACTTCTAATATCTACCTGGAAAGATACACGTCCCTCCCCTTCTGGA
It includes:
- a CDS encoding Putative gfo/Idh/MocA-like oxidoreductase, NAD(P)-binding domain superfamily, producing the protein MAPIRIALIGLSANAKTSWAAESHLPYLLSPRGRQHYTITALLNSSTGAAEAARAHYGLPGDVKVYGDPEALARDPDVELVVCNTRVDTHFDVAAPSARAGKAVYVEWPPTQDLESSEELASLAAASGGVSIVGLQGRVARVVLKVREIVDSGRVGKVLGSDVEAYGNLLSRDELPGGLAYFAERVVGGNPVTIAFAHMIDYVHHVLGEFEEAGTAFESRLQIQRPEVKILGAGPELRRVRTDVPDLIALHGAIRGRSTVDGATLAVRFRNGPPFKGRPAFVWRIVGEKGEVEVESPSGPYLHSDSYDEPIVIRVHEHGSDEVAEVPWGWDTWQEALPVRARNVGEVYERFARWVELGRGDVEGGGGWPTLQDAVLRMRELDTLFQHFDKQ
- a CDS encoding Putative glycoside hydrolase family 16, concanavalin A-like lectin/glucanase domain superfamily; amino-acid sequence: MLTMQALSLLPLLFSVGWSSPAPLPYKAGYPGFHGPEGTKPGFAPSGTVPSLSRQSSPAGPTNSAATPTVSGIPSKANETKPGTGGGGGPTLPEGFAKIVFQDDFSTQQAGALPDASKWTFDIGTGYPGGATNWGTQEIQTYTKDTANIAISESGTLTITPIKNGESWTSSRIETNAAQDFTCPEGGKLRMEASIMIPASDPATQSGIWPAFWSMGSAFRTNVTSWPSVGEIDMLEVSNGVGTVFQTAHCGVIDGGPCNEKTGLSSSAEFPRGEFVKVACEVDRSGAGGFASEKLVWYVNGTPTKTLTGQEIGDEAVWKNLAQTPKMILLNVAIGGEFPDAKAGTKTPNAQTVGGKDSRMEVKYVAVYSS